AAAGATTTTTCTGCTCTTTATGTACAGTTTTTTCCCTTGCAAAGTTAATGAATGTGAATGAAGATCAGAGCAAGCTTTCGGCTATTGCAAGGTACTAATTCTTTTCTTcattaataattttatatatttcatTTTAAAGTTTCCAAAGTTTGTATTTGTCACCATGGTTAATTTTGTAAGGACGTAGCCCACTGCTATCTTTACCTAGGGTACCACTCATGTAGAATCTACATTGTAGATAGTATAATGGTAGTTAGCCTTATAATATTTTGATGTTATATATCTTTGGAATCTGATCACTCCTCTCTCATTAAGTTAGTTTCATGAGCTTGTACACATatgaattaaatagtttaatatTTTCCTGTAAAAGGATATTGGAAATGCTGGTTGTAGTTTGTGATAAtagttaagatttttttttattcacaCAGGCAAGGTTCAGGCAGTGCTTGCCGAAGCTTATATGGTGGATTTGTGAAGTGGATCATGGGGAAAGTATGTTTGATTTCTCACACGGACCTTTTATTCTCAATTACTGTAAGCCAATTCATACTTTTGAATATTtatagtgatttttttttcttcaatatttaAGGAAGAGAATGGAAGTGACAGTGTTGCAGTTCAGCTAGCAGATGAGAAACATTGGGATGATCTAGTCATAATCGTTGCAGTGGTACACATCTTCTCCTTTCAAGTGTTTCtattatttgattgagttttgtgTTTTTCCAGTTGTGGTTTTAGTGTGATGATATTGTAGTTTGTGGTTTTTATTACTGTGTTGCTCATGGCAGGCATGACTGTGAACTGGTTATTTTTTACATTAGTTATTAGAGTAGACTATCTCATTAGTGTCCTGGAATTCTTGTTGGCAATTTAAAATCATGGTATGAAAACAGATGCTGAAATTGAGACTACTGTAGAAATGACTCCTTTTATATATTGTCCTTCGGAGCTGATATCATATTCGAAAGTTTGGTTAAATTTTGTCTCGTGACTTATGGTTCTTCTAGTATCCTGTATGGTGACTCCATTTATTGACTTTGTTGCTTCCAGGTAAGTTCACGGCAAAAGGAAACAAGTAGCACCTCAGGAATGCGCGAGAGTGTTGAAACAAGTTTGCTTTTACAACATAGGGCAAAGGTATATTGTCTTTCTCACAGTTATGACTGTCACACTATTCTATGTCTAATTAAACTCTTGACACTAATCATAGTTTGAACTATTGAGAatcctaacttttttttttttgaattgttgTAGGAAGTAGTACCAAAACGTATATTGAAAATGGAAGAAGCAATAAAAAATCGTGATTTTGCTTCATTTGCACAATTGACTTGTGCGGATAGCAACCAGTTTCATGCAGTTTGCCTAGACACAAGCCCCCCTATATTCTACATGAATGACACATCCCACAGGCAAGTCCTTTTCTGTAATTTTGTTCATCAAGATGCAAGATTAGACTCTTGAATTGTATACTGAGAAAATAACTTCATTTCAGGATAATTAGTCTTGTTGAAAAGTGGAATCGTGCTGAAGGAACACCCCAGGTATCAATTTATGCTTTCCTTCATTATAATTTTAACagttattttagtttttaaaggTTTTTAAGGTCGCATGTGCCtatgtaaaattaattaaactgtCCTTATAAATATGTGTATAGGTTTACATAAAAGAGATTTCTTTCCAAATTAAAATCGAAAAGCTAAGTGTAGATGTATTTTGTTCCTAATGATAATCGTAGCAATTGAAACATGCGAAGAAAAATCATGTAAATTACAAATGCAACTTGTcaaatatttgttatattaaaaaCGACACATACCTTTTGAGAGCTCAGTGTTCTATAGTCATTTTGAACAAATTATACCTGGAAATTTGTAGATATTTAAAAAAGCATTATCCTCGTATTTAATTGGTATTTGGTCATGGAATCTCATGGCTTATCACTTGTTTTATATTTGTCTTGTCAATTTCTCTTATTTGACTAACTACTTATAGTAAGTAACTTCTGCTTTTTTACTGATATATTTATGCATTTTCATATCCTAACCAATTTTCCATTTTGGCTTGTCAAGTGCTCAGTTATAAATGATCTATAACTCTACTAATTCATATTATGTGTCTCAAAGCTTGAAGCTGCCACTATGAATAGCTGGACTGATGTTTACTGAATTTACAGGTGGCTTATACTTTTGATGCGGGGCCAAACGCTGTTATGATTGCACGCAACAGAAAAGTTGCTGGTCTTCTGCTTCAGAGGCTCCTATACCACTTCCCTCCAAACTCGGATGCAGATTTGAGCAGGTGATTTATACTTGGATTCTATTGTCACCATATGACATTTTTTCCCTTTTCTTTGCATAATACATAGCTTCTCCATACGTCATTTACTATTTTACCAATATCTTCTTCGTGGTTTGCTTCTCTTTATCTTCAGTTACATTGTTGGCGACAAGTCAATTCTACAAGATGCTGGGCTTGAGGGGCCGAAGGATGTGGAAGCTTTGCCGCCACCGCCAGAAATCAAGGATAACATTCCATCTCAGAAATGCAGAGGCGATGTGAGTTATTTTATCTGTACCAGACCTGGAAAAGGTCCGGTCTATGTTTCAGATGAAAGCCATGCTCTTCTTAACCCAGAAACCGGGTTGCCAAATTAAGTTATAGAGTATAATTTCCTTTAGCTGGATCTTCTCATCGTCAAGCCGAGGCATGAAGTGTATAGCTCATGTAGATAATCCTTTTATGGTTTATCTGAGTTTCTCCAAATCAGTTTGTGCTCATTTACTAATGTATTTTGTAACTTAAAATCTTTCTTGCTCTTTTGATCAAATTTTTGTACTATTCTCTTCTTTAACGCATAAATGAATAAGTTGTTTATTGTTCCTTTTGCTGAAATTCAAATGGGTTCCTTTGCAAAATATGCCTCTTGAAagtgatctttttttttttttgaaatgaaaGTGATCTTTAGTAAAGAA
This genomic interval from Humulus lupulus chromosome 8, drHumLupu1.1, whole genome shotgun sequence contains the following:
- the LOC133797762 gene encoding diphosphomevalonate decarboxylase MVD2, peroxisomal; this encodes MADESQKWVLLVTARTPTNIAVIKYWGKRDEKLILPVNDSISVTLDPDHLCTTTTVAVSPTFDHDRMWLNGKEISLSGGRFQSCLRELRSRAGDVEDKEKGIKISKEDWGKLHIHIASYNNFPTAAGLASSAAGLACFVFSLAKLMNVNEDQSKLSAIARQGSGSACRSLYGGFVKWIMGKEENGSDSVAVQLADEKHWDDLVIIVAVVSSRQKETSSTSGMRESVETSLLLQHRAKEVVPKRILKMEEAIKNRDFASFAQLTCADSNQFHAVCLDTSPPIFYMNDTSHRIISLVEKWNRAEGTPQVAYTFDAGPNAVMIARNRKVAGLLLQRLLYHFPPNSDADLSSYIVGDKSILQDAGLEGPKDVEALPPPPEIKDNIPSQKCRGDVSYFICTRPGKGPVYVSDESHALLNPETGLPN